In Clavibacter californiensis, the sequence CGCCGGATCCGCGCGGGTGACCGCGTGACCGCGTCCACCGGCACGGAGCACGCGCTCGCCGGGGCCGTCGAGGAGGGCGCGGACCTCCGCGGCCGCACGATCCTCGTCGCGCACCCGAGCGCCGAGCTCTACGGATCCGACCGCGTGCTGCTCGAGAGCGTCGCGGGCCTCGTGTCCGCCGGCGCCCGCACCGTCGTGACCCTGCCCTCCGACGGCCCGCTCGTCGCCGCTCTCACGGGCGTCGGCGCGACCGTGCACCGCACGCCCACGCCCGTGCTGCGGAAGTCGATGCTGCGCCCCCGCGGCTTCGCGGCCCTCGTCGGCCAGTCCGCCCGCGGCCTGTCCGCGGGGCTCGGCCTCGTGCGCCGCACGCGCCCGGACGCCGTGTACGTCAACACCGTCACCATCCCGCTGTGGATCCTCGTCGGCCGCCTCGCCGGCCGCCCGGTCCTCGCCCACGTGCACGAGGCCGAGGGATCCGCGTCGCGCGTCGTCGGCACCGCGCTCGCCCTGCCGCTCGCGCTCGCCACGAGCGTCGTCGCGAACAGCCGCTACAGCGTCGACGTGCTCGGCCGTGCCCTCCCGCGGGTCGCGCACCGCGCCGAGGTCGTCTACAACGGCGTGCCCGGCCCCGCCGAGGTCGCGCCGGCGCGCGAGGCGCTCGACGGGGGCCTCCGGGTCCTCTACGTCGGCCGGCTGTCCGACCGCAAGGGCGTGGACGTCGCCGTCGAGGCGATCGTCGAGCTCCGCGACCGCGGCGTCCCGGCGACCCTCGACATCGTGGGCGCCGTCTTCCCCGGCTACGAGGAATACGAGGAGCAGCTGCGCACCACGATCCGCGTGCTCGGCCTCGACGACCTGGTCACGATGCACGGCTTCCACGCCGACGTGACGCCGTTCCTCGCCGCCGCCGACGCGTGCGTCGTCCCCTCCCGGGTGGACGAGCCGTTCGGCAACACGGCCGTCGAGGCACTGCTGGCCGCGCGGCCCGTGGTGGTCAGCGACACCTCCGGCCTCCGCGAGGCCGCCGGCGGGTACGAGTCGGCGCAGCTGGTGCCGCCCTCGGACCCGGCCGCCCTCGCGGACGCCCTCCAGGACATCCGGACGGACTGGGACGCGTACCGCGCCCGGGCCGCTCGCGATCGCTTCCGCGCCGAGCACCGGCACGGACCCGAGCTCTACCGGCAGCGCATCGCGCGGTCGGTGGGCGCGATGCTCAGCGCCACCCAGCGCCGCGGCAGCCCCCGACCGGCCAGCGCACGTTGACCACCGGCACCTCCCTCACCCGCTCCTCCCTCACCCGAAGCAAGGACACAATGAGCATCCTCTCCTCCGCGGGACGTCGCATGGCCGCGATGACCGCGGCCGCCGCGGTCATCCTCTCCGCGGTCGTCATCGCGCAGCCCGCGATGGCCGACTCCGCGCCGGTCGACCCGACCGACCCGAAGACGCCCGTCACGGTCACCGCAGACCCGCTGCCCACGACCCAGATCGACGGCGTCGCCTGGTCCCAGGTCGTCGTCGGCAACACGGTCTACGTCGCCGGCAAGTTCCAGAACGCGCGCCCCGCGGGCGCCGCGGCCGGCACGAACCTCACGCCCCGCAGCAACCTGCTCGCGTACGACATCCGCACGGGCGCGCTCATCACGTCCTTCGCGCCGAAGCTCAACGCGCAGGCCCTCTCGGTCACCGCGTCGCCCGACGGCTCGCGCATCTACGTGGTCGGCGACTTCACCGACATCGACGGCCAGGGCTACTACCGCGCGGCGGCGTTCAGCACCGCGACGGGCAAGATCGTCCCCGGGTTCCGCCCCATCATGGGCAGCCAGACCCGCACGGTGAGCGCCTCGAACGACACCGTGTACCTCGGCGGGACCTTCCAGAGCGTCAACGGCGCCGCTCGGAAGTACCTCGCCGCGGTGTCCGCGACCGACGGCAGCACGAAGCCGTTCGTCGCGGATGCGGACACCGTCGTGGACGCGCTCACCCTCACGAAGGACGCGTCCAAGCTCATCGTCGGCGGCCGCTTCACGCAGCTGTCCGGCACGCCGACCTACGGGCTCGGCGCGGTGGATCCCGCCACGGGCGCCGCGCTCCCGTGGGCCGCGAACCAGCAGGTGAAGAACGCCGGCACCGAGTCCTCGATCACGAGCCTCTACGCGACCGACGACCGCGTCTACGGATCCGGCTACACGTTCGGCAACGGCGGCAACCTCGAGGGCGCCTTCTCGGCCGACCCCAACACGGGCGTCGTGAACTGGGTCGAGGACTGCCACGGTGACACGTACTCGGTCTTCGCGACGAGCAAGGTCGCGTACGTCGCGGGCCACCCGCACTACTGCGGCAACATCGGCGGCTTCCCGCAGACCGAGCCCTGGACCTTCCAGCACAGCCTCGCCTTCTCGAAGACCACCACGGGCACGGCCACGGCCGACCCGTACGGCTACCACAACTGGGCCGGCACGCCGTCCCCGTCGCTGCTCAACTGGTTCCCCAAGTACGTCACCGGCTCCTTCACGGGCCAGGGCCAGGCGGCCTGGAGCGTCAACGGCAACGAGGACTACATCGTCGTCGGCGGCGAGTTCCCGTTCGTGAACACCACCGCGCAGCAGGGCCTCGTCCGCTACGCCATGGCCAAGGACGCCCCGAACAAGGTCGGCCCGAACGGCAACGACCAGCTCGTCCCCAAGACGATCTCGTACACGAAGGGCGAGGCCCGCGTCTCGTGGCAGGCCACCTTCGACCGCGACAACTCGCGCCTCACCTACAAGGTGATCCGCGACGGCAAGACGGCGACGCCCGTCTACCAGGTCACGCAGGACTCCACCTTCTGGCAGCGGCCGTCGATGGGCTTCATCGACAAGGGCCTCGCACCCGGCAGCTCGCACACGTACAAGGTCGTCGTCACGGACTCGGCGGGCAACTCCGTCGACCGCAACGCCGCCGCTCCCGTGGTCATCACCGACCAGTCGGGCAGCGACGCGTACGCCACGAGCGTGAAGGACGACGGCGCGACCGCGTACTACCCGCTCGACGAGAAGGACGGCACCGCCGGGCTCGACCACGTCGCGTTCGAGGACCTCCGCGTGGACAACGCGACGCGCGGCGCCGCAGGCCCCATCGACGGATCCACCGCCACCACCTTCTCCGGCCAGGACGGGTCGTTCGCGGTCACGCCGCAGGCGGTGAAGGCGCCGGACACGTTCAGCGTCGAGTCGTGGGTCAAGACGACCTCCACGAACGGCGGCAAGGTCGTCGGCTTCGGCGGCAGCAGCACGGGCACGTCGGGCAACTACGACCGCATGGTCTACCTCGACAACGACGGCCGGATCCTCTTCGGCGTCTACACGGGCCAGACCCAGACGCTGAGCTCGACCCCCGGGTTCAACGACGGGAAGTGGCACCAGATCGTCGCCACGATGAGCTCCGCCGGCATGAAGCTGTTCGTCGACGGCAAGCTCGCCGGCCAGCGTGCGGACACGACCATCGGCCAGGACTACGTGGGCTACTGGCGCGTCGGCGGCGACAACCTCGGCGGCTGGCCCAACCAGCCCCGGAGCTACTACCTCGCCGGCGACATCGCGCAGGTCGCGGTCTACCCGACCGCCCTCACGCGCGCCGACGTGGTCGACCACCTGGTCGCCTCCGGCCGCACCTCGCCGATCCCCGCCGCTCCCTCGGACGCGTACGGCAAGGCCGTCTACGCGGCCGACCCGTCGTCCTACTGGCGCCTCGACGACGCCGACGGCTCGACGACCCTGAAGGACGCCGGCCAGAACGACGTCGGCGCCAACGTCGGACGCAACGTGCGCTTCGGCCAGGCGGGCGCCCTCACCGGCCCGGTCGGGCAGGCGGCGGCGTTCTCCGACAGCATCGCGGTGAGCCAGCAGCGGATCTCCAACCCGCTGACGTACTCGCTCGAGATGTGGTTCCAGACGACCACCACGCGCGGCGGCAAGCTGATCGGCTTCGGCGACAACGCCGATCCGTTCAACTTCTCCGGCAACTACGACCGTCACGTCTACATGCAGGACGACGGACGCCTGCAGTTCGGCGTCTGGACCGGCCAGAGCAACCTCGCCACCTCCGACCGCGCGTACAACGACGGCCAGTGGCACCACATGGTCGCGTCGCAGGGATCCGACGGCCTGAAGCTCTACGTGGACGGCGACCTCGTCGGCCAGAACGGCCAGACGCAGGCGCAGTCCTACGACGGCTACTGGCGCATCGGCGGCGACAACACGTGGGGCTCCTCCAGCGGCACCTTCGAGGGCCGCATGGACGAGGTCGCGGTCTACCCGACCGTGCTCACGCCCACCGCCGTCGCGACGCACTACTCGCTCGGGACCAGCGGCCGCGTGCCGAACCAGGCCCCGAAGGCCGCGTTCACGCAGCGGGCGGACTTCCTGGCCGCGTCGTTCGACGCGTCCGGGTCCACCGACGCCGACGGCACGGTCACGGGCTACGCCTGGGACTTCGGCGACGGCGTCCAGGCGGCCGGCGCGCAGCAGGCGCACACGTACGCCCAGGCCGGCGCCTACACGGTGACGCTCACGGTGACGGACGACCGCGGCACGACGAACCGCACGCAGCAGCAGGTCACGGTGCAGGCGGCCCCCGCCAACGTCGCGCCGACCGCCGTGGTGACCGCCACCGCGACGGACCTCACCGCGAAGCTCGACGGATCCGCCTCCACGGACGCCGACGGCACCGTCGCCTCCTACGCGTGGGACTTCGGCGACGGCAGCACGGGCACCGGCCCGACGCCGACGCACGCCTACGCCGCGGGCGGCACCTACACGGTGGCGCTGACGGTCACGGACGACAAGGGCCTCACGGGCACCGCGTCCACGCAGGTCACGGTCGTGGCGCCCCCCGTGAACCGGGAGCCCACCGCGGTGATCGCCTCGACCACGACCGACCTGGTCGCGAACCTCGACGGACGCGCCTCCTCCGACCCGGACGGCACCATCGCGTCCTGGGCGTGGGAGTTCGGCGACGGGACGACCGGGACAGGGGCCTCCATCGCCCACCCGTACGCGACGGCCGGCACGTACGCGGTCGCGCTGACGGTGACGGACGACAAGGGCGCGACCGGTCGCACGACCGCGAGCGTCACGGTCACCGCCCCGCCCGTGAACCAGGCGCCCGTCGCCCGCTTCACGAGCACCGCGGCGAACCTCGTCGCCTCGCTCGACGCCTCCGCGTCGACCGACCCCGACGGCACCGTGGCGTCCTACGCCTGGACCTTCGGCGACGGGACCACCGGCACGGGCCGCACCACGACCCACGCCTACGCGGCCGCCGGCACCTTCGCGGTGTCGCTCACGGTCACGGACGACAAGGGCCTCGCCACGACGACCACCTCGCAGGTGACCGTCCAGGCGCCCGCGTCGAACGTGCTCGCGCAGGACTCGTTCGGCCGCACGGTCGCGACGGGCTGGGGCACCGCCGAGCTCGGCGGCGCCTGGCGCGTCACGGGCGGCACGAACATCGTCAAGGTGCAGGACGGCACGGGCCAGGTCGTCTCGCCGAAGGGCGAGACCCGCACGATGACCCTCGACGCGGTGTCCACCACGTCGTCGGACGTCAGCGCGACCCTCTCGCTCGACTCCGTCCCCACGGGCGGCGGCTCCTACACGCGGGTCACCTCCCGTCAGGTCGGCTCCGCCTTCTACCAGACGCAGGTCTGGATCAAGGCGACCGGGCAGATCCAGCTGGTGCAGTCGGAGGGGGCGTCGACCATCGGGTCGTACATCCTCCCCGGCACCACGTACCAGGCCGGCCAGCAGCTCCGCGTCCGCGTCCTGACGACCGGCACCTCGCCGACCACCGTCAAGGCGAAGGTGTGGGTCGCCGGTCAGGCCGAGCCCGCCGCCTGGCAGACGAGCGTCACCAGCTCGACCGCCGCGCTGCAGGCCGCCGGCTCCGTCGCGATCCAGACCTACCTCTCGGGGTCGGCGACGGCGCCCGTCACGACGCGGATCGACGACCTCGTCGTCGCCCGCGACGGCCAGGCACCCGCCCCGGCGAACCAGGCTCCGACGGCGGCGTTCACGTCGACGGCGAAGGACCTGACGGCCTCGTTCGACGGATCCACCTCCGCCGACGCGGACGGCACGGTCGCCTCGTACGCCTGGGCGTTCGGGGACGGCACGACGGGCACCGGGAAGACGGTCGACCACGCCTACGCGAAGGCCGGCACGTACACGGCGTCGCTCACGGTGACGGATGACAAGGGCCTCGTCTCGGCGAAGAAGGACGGCACGGTCACGGTGACCGCACCGGTCGTCACGCCGGCGAACCAGGCTCCGACGGCGGCGTTCACGTCGACGGCGAAGGACCTGACGGCCTCGTTCGACGGATCCACCTCCGCCGACGCGGACGGCACGGTCGCCTCGTACGCCTGGGCGTTCGGGGACGGCACGACGGGCACCGGGAAGACGGTCGACCACGCCTACGCGAAGGCCGGCACGTACACGGCGTCGCTCACGGTGACGGATGACAAGGGCCTCGTCTCGGCGAAGAAGGACGGCACGGTCACGGTGACCGCCCCGGTCGTCACGCCGCCCGCCGCCGGGATCCTCGCCCAGGACACCTTCACCCGCACCGCGGCCAACGGCTGGGGCACGGCGGAGACCGGGGGCGCCTGGCGCATCACGGGCAACGCCTCCATCCTCAAGGTGGCGGACGGGCGCGCGCAGGTGACGAGCCCCGCCGGCGAGACCCGCACCGCGAGCCTCGACGCCGTGAGCACCACCACCTCGGACGCGCAGGTCTCCTTCGCGCTCGACAAGGTGCCCACGGGCGGCGGCGCCTACGTGCGGATCAACTCCCGCCAGGTCGGCACGTCGTACTACCAGACGCAGGTCTGGGTGCGGTCGACCGGGCAGGTCATGATCGTGCAGTCCGAGAACGGCACCAACCTGAAGTCGGTGGTCGTTCCGAACCTCACGTACACGGCCGGGCAGCAGCTGCGGGTCCGCGTGCAGGTCACGGGCACGTCGCCCACCACGATGAACGCGAAGGTCTGGCCCGTCGGCCAGGCCGAGCCGACCGCGTGGCAGTCGACGACCACCGGGACCCTGGCCGCCCTGCAGACCGCGGGCACGTTCGGGATCCAGTCGTACCTGTCGAGCTCGGCAGCGGGACCCGTCGCGTTCACCCTCGACGACCTGCTGGTGACGGACGGCACCGCCCGGTGATCTGACGCGAGACGACGACGCCCCGGCATGCGGGTCCCCACGGACCTGCACGCCGGGGCGTCGCACTGACATGATCTACAGGGCCGTTCCACGGCCGGGGGAATGAAGGAGGGGGACACATGGCGGCATCGCGCCTGCGTGCGCTCCCGGGGGAGGGGGCGCGATGACGAGCCTGCTCGCCGGATCCGGCCTCCAGACCCTGCTCGTCCTGGGCATCGCGCTCGCGGGCGGGGGACTCCTCCTGCTCGTCCTGCGTCGCCTGCCGCGGACGGCCGTCGCCCTCTGGC encodes:
- a CDS encoding glycosyltransferase, coding for MTASTGTEHALAGAVEEGADLRGRTILVAHPSAELYGSDRVLLESVAGLVSAGARTVVTLPSDGPLVAALTGVGATVHRTPTPVLRKSMLRPRGFAALVGQSARGLSAGLGLVRRTRPDAVYVNTVTIPLWILVGRLAGRPVLAHVHEAEGSASRVVGTALALPLALATSVVANSRYSVDVLGRALPRVAHRAEVVYNGVPGPAEVAPAREALDGGLRVLYVGRLSDRKGVDVAVEAIVELRDRGVPATLDIVGAVFPGYEEYEEQLRTTIRVLGLDDLVTMHGFHADVTPFLAAADACVVPSRVDEPFGNTAVEALLAARPVVVSDTSGLREAAGGYESAQLVPPSDPAALADALQDIRTDWDAYRARAARDRFRAEHRHGPELYRQRIARSVGAMLSATQRRGSPRPASAR
- a CDS encoding PKD domain-containing protein, producing the protein MSILSSAGRRMAAMTAAAAVILSAVVIAQPAMADSAPVDPTDPKTPVTVTADPLPTTQIDGVAWSQVVVGNTVYVAGKFQNARPAGAAAGTNLTPRSNLLAYDIRTGALITSFAPKLNAQALSVTASPDGSRIYVVGDFTDIDGQGYYRAAAFSTATGKIVPGFRPIMGSQTRTVSASNDTVYLGGTFQSVNGAARKYLAAVSATDGSTKPFVADADTVVDALTLTKDASKLIVGGRFTQLSGTPTYGLGAVDPATGAALPWAANQQVKNAGTESSITSLYATDDRVYGSGYTFGNGGNLEGAFSADPNTGVVNWVEDCHGDTYSVFATSKVAYVAGHPHYCGNIGGFPQTEPWTFQHSLAFSKTTTGTATADPYGYHNWAGTPSPSLLNWFPKYVTGSFTGQGQAAWSVNGNEDYIVVGGEFPFVNTTAQQGLVRYAMAKDAPNKVGPNGNDQLVPKTISYTKGEARVSWQATFDRDNSRLTYKVIRDGKTATPVYQVTQDSTFWQRPSMGFIDKGLAPGSSHTYKVVVTDSAGNSVDRNAAAPVVITDQSGSDAYATSVKDDGATAYYPLDEKDGTAGLDHVAFEDLRVDNATRGAAGPIDGSTATTFSGQDGSFAVTPQAVKAPDTFSVESWVKTTSTNGGKVVGFGGSSTGTSGNYDRMVYLDNDGRILFGVYTGQTQTLSSTPGFNDGKWHQIVATMSSAGMKLFVDGKLAGQRADTTIGQDYVGYWRVGGDNLGGWPNQPRSYYLAGDIAQVAVYPTALTRADVVDHLVASGRTSPIPAAPSDAYGKAVYAADPSSYWRLDDADGSTTLKDAGQNDVGANVGRNVRFGQAGALTGPVGQAAAFSDSIAVSQQRISNPLTYSLEMWFQTTTTRGGKLIGFGDNADPFNFSGNYDRHVYMQDDGRLQFGVWTGQSNLATSDRAYNDGQWHHMVASQGSDGLKLYVDGDLVGQNGQTQAQSYDGYWRIGGDNTWGSSSGTFEGRMDEVAVYPTVLTPTAVATHYSLGTSGRVPNQAPKAAFTQRADFLAASFDASGSTDADGTVTGYAWDFGDGVQAAGAQQAHTYAQAGAYTVTLTVTDDRGTTNRTQQQVTVQAAPANVAPTAVVTATATDLTAKLDGSASTDADGTVASYAWDFGDGSTGTGPTPTHAYAAGGTYTVALTVTDDKGLTGTASTQVTVVAPPVNREPTAVIASTTTDLVANLDGRASSDPDGTIASWAWEFGDGTTGTGASIAHPYATAGTYAVALTVTDDKGATGRTTASVTVTAPPVNQAPVARFTSTAANLVASLDASASTDPDGTVASYAWTFGDGTTGTGRTTTHAYAAAGTFAVSLTVTDDKGLATTTTSQVTVQAPASNVLAQDSFGRTVATGWGTAELGGAWRVTGGTNIVKVQDGTGQVVSPKGETRTMTLDAVSTTSSDVSATLSLDSVPTGGGSYTRVTSRQVGSAFYQTQVWIKATGQIQLVQSEGASTIGSYILPGTTYQAGQQLRVRVLTTGTSPTTVKAKVWVAGQAEPAAWQTSVTSSTAALQAAGSVAIQTYLSGSATAPVTTRIDDLVVARDGQAPAPANQAPTAAFTSTAKDLTASFDGSTSADADGTVASYAWAFGDGTTGTGKTVDHAYAKAGTYTASLTVTDDKGLVSAKKDGTVTVTAPVVTPANQAPTAAFTSTAKDLTASFDGSTSADADGTVASYAWAFGDGTTGTGKTVDHAYAKAGTYTASLTVTDDKGLVSAKKDGTVTVTAPVVTPPAAGILAQDTFTRTAANGWGTAETGGAWRITGNASILKVADGRAQVTSPAGETRTASLDAVSTTTSDAQVSFALDKVPTGGGAYVRINSRQVGTSYYQTQVWVRSTGQVMIVQSENGTNLKSVVVPNLTYTAGQQLRVRVQVTGTSPTTMNAKVWPVGQAEPTAWQSTTTGTLAALQTAGTFGIQSYLSSSAAGPVAFTLDDLLVTDGTAR